From a region of the Aeoliella mucimassa genome:
- a CDS encoding DUF420 domain-containing protein, with the protein MSVENTDLITEDGMEFPGVDGFLGTRASLMLDVVFLAMFLVIPLMAGSIALARFRRQWQSHKLIQLTLGIVLLLAVVAFEVDMQFLTKWEARAEPSPYFSEATQWSCPAGVALIVHLMFAVPTALVWVYVIVSALRQFPKPPVPGAHSFQHKLWGRVAAIGMTMTAITGWVFYYMAFVAS; encoded by the coding sequence GTGTCCGTCGAGAACACCGACCTGATCACGGAGGATGGAATGGAATTTCCAGGGGTGGATGGCTTCTTAGGCACGCGGGCATCGCTGATGCTCGACGTGGTGTTCCTGGCAATGTTCCTGGTAATTCCGCTGATGGCAGGCAGCATTGCCCTGGCGCGGTTTCGTCGTCAATGGCAATCGCACAAGCTCATTCAACTCACACTCGGCATCGTGCTGCTGCTGGCCGTGGTTGCGTTTGAAGTCGACATGCAGTTCCTCACCAAATGGGAAGCCCGCGCAGAGCCTTCGCCCTACTTCAGCGAAGCAACGCAATGGAGCTGCCCAGCCGGCGTGGCCCTGATCGTACACCTGATGTTCGCGGTACCAACCGCTTTGGTCTGGGTATATGTGATTGTCAGTGCACTGCGACAATTCCCCAAACCACCGGTGCCAGGCGCCCACAGCTTTCAACACAAGCTGTGGGGGCGCGTGGCGGCAATCGGCATGACCATGACAGCCATCACCGGATGGGTGTTCTACTACATGGCCTTTGTTGCCAGCTAA
- a CDS encoding FIST N-terminal domain-containing protein, whose protein sequence is MQIYQGVSTATDGSLAVSEATADWGTEPQMVLAFVSTAQDAGDVAAALAHKFPHSHIVGCTTAGEHLSGRHLHGSLVLTGIDSEDLTWSTALLTDLDHLDESRVSRTVEQMLHELDIYKYTQLDRCFCLSFIDGLSMKEEVTSALIADALQGVPLLGGSAGDDVKFEKTEVIHNSLACSDAVVLTIAHSRVPFKVLKHQHFTTTPISLVVTEVDTAARRVYELDGYPALSAYAHAIGLNPEQVTEEVILKNPVTFSCNGEIYVRSIQEVMPDGSLIFYCGVEEGMVLEIGAHNHMSTSLKTELDNLADNFGPIDFLLMCNCVLRAQEADSEDSHDQLGDILSETCRTSIGFDTYGEQLNGLHINQTMVALALRDG, encoded by the coding sequence ATGCAAATCTACCAAGGGGTATCCACCGCAACCGACGGCTCGCTGGCCGTATCGGAAGCGACCGCCGACTGGGGCACCGAGCCGCAGATGGTCTTGGCGTTTGTATCCACAGCGCAAGACGCTGGCGATGTTGCCGCCGCGCTGGCCCACAAGTTTCCGCACTCGCACATCGTGGGATGTACCACTGCTGGCGAGCACCTATCGGGGCGGCATCTGCACGGCTCGCTGGTACTCACTGGCATCGATTCCGAGGACCTCACCTGGTCGACTGCGCTACTCACCGACTTAGACCACCTCGACGAATCGCGGGTGAGCCGCACCGTGGAGCAGATGCTGCACGAACTCGACATCTACAAATACACGCAGCTCGATCGCTGTTTTTGTTTGTCGTTCATCGATGGCTTGTCGATGAAGGAAGAAGTCACCTCGGCGTTGATTGCCGATGCACTGCAGGGCGTTCCGCTGCTCGGCGGTTCGGCCGGCGACGACGTGAAGTTCGAAAAGACCGAAGTCATCCACAACAGCCTGGCCTGCAGCGACGCGGTGGTGCTTACGATAGCCCACAGCCGAGTCCCGTTCAAGGTGCTCAAGCACCAGCATTTTACGACAACCCCGATCAGTCTGGTGGTGACCGAAGTCGACACAGCGGCCCGTCGTGTTTACGAACTCGATGGCTACCCTGCCCTGTCGGCCTACGCCCACGCGATTGGGCTCAATCCCGAACAGGTGACCGAGGAGGTGATTCTCAAGAATCCTGTCACTTTCTCCTGCAATGGAGAGATCTACGTCCGCTCGATTCAAGAAGTGATGCCAGATGGCTCGCTCATCTTCTACTGCGGTGTAGAAGAAGGCATGGTGCTCGAAATCGGCGCCCACAATCACATGTCGACCTCGCTGAAAACAGAGCTCGATAACCTGGCCGACAACTTTGGACCGATCGACTTCCTGCTGATGTGCAATTGCGTGTTGCGTGCTCAGGAGGCGGATAGCGAAGATTCGCACGACCAACTTGGCGACATCCTGAGCGAGACTTGTAGAACCTCCATCGGGTTCGACACCTACGGCGAGCAGCTCAACGGGCTGCATATCAATCAAACCATGGTCGCACTGGCCTTGCGTGACGGATAG
- a CDS encoding outer membrane protein assembly factor BamB family protein — translation MRKITLCIPLLLANWAFGQLDFMPSEPLPAAEARVVEVTSNIERELAQLQALADAKAWDEAVDGMLRLAAESNNALVEVSDDCFLPIGNACQWHLSRWPAEGLERYRQRVDATARQMLETALAARDTAGIQQVIDQYFVSSVGDDALLAMADLSLEAGNLSKARSSLQMLSPRLSSDDGRLWGVILTNGTWTAAQLKQLATSDLAKRAATASLVYPDTDLPVADMLARLAVISIRQRNFARAEQELALLEAWYPNAQGVLAGRQAVLAESVASSLQSAKNWPMPAAQQTSPAVGDLNQVVWRHEAPTPAVRTAQRPVDLWLRQVGTPAEAPLPAIPDYLLPFTGNEMVIYTPVDAELLQFSAGDPWIALNAATGKPLFGETGTVYGPPVARPQASRQNNADNSLAAPQIAIRARQLQMQVEVRNGMVIQRELVLNNRPMAAGQSSNPPQGCLIDDLLYAVTLPKANATIRSSAAPATKHLMVLDLSAEGKLELEIEPDEGTQFVTAPLVTDDYIYLVEQHTEQGGQVSVACFARTTGRNVWRTPVCAISGEGASLSSDALTQVEDKLVLAAPGLVVTVDAITGRMKWARKYERARSTAPDDLALVGTRTRGAVLATSEGIVCAPVDAAGMFALDSETGQTLWYNAQPWDVEYVLGVVENRLIAAGNQLWILDATTGQRLSQWPHPMDGNLVLRGRACMAGDEVFCPTKDAIHTFNVRTSQPSRVPIPLETDEGANLTVCGQGLLVTTDEFILFLGKSPPKKGEQKVDEIRLGTLQSERREFILD, via the coding sequence ATGCGAAAAATCACCCTGTGCATACCGCTGTTGCTGGCAAATTGGGCCTTTGGGCAGCTCGATTTCATGCCTTCCGAGCCGCTTCCGGCGGCCGAGGCTCGGGTTGTCGAAGTCACTAGTAATATCGAACGCGAACTCGCACAACTCCAGGCGCTGGCCGATGCTAAGGCCTGGGACGAAGCGGTCGACGGAATGCTGCGGCTAGCTGCCGAATCGAACAACGCACTGGTCGAGGTTTCCGACGACTGCTTCCTGCCGATCGGCAACGCCTGCCAATGGCACCTGAGTCGGTGGCCTGCCGAGGGTCTGGAGCGATACCGACAACGAGTCGACGCCACCGCTCGCCAGATGCTCGAGACCGCCCTCGCTGCCCGCGACACGGCTGGTATTCAGCAGGTGATCGATCAGTACTTTGTGAGCAGCGTCGGCGACGACGCTCTGCTGGCGATGGCCGATCTGTCGCTCGAAGCGGGCAATCTGTCGAAAGCACGCAGCTCGCTGCAGATGCTCTCGCCGCGACTTTCGTCTGACGACGGCCGACTGTGGGGAGTGATCCTAACCAATGGAACCTGGACCGCTGCCCAATTGAAACAGCTCGCGACGAGCGATCTTGCCAAGCGGGCAGCGACGGCCAGTTTGGTTTACCCCGATACCGATCTTCCGGTGGCCGACATGCTGGCCCGGCTGGCGGTGATCTCGATTCGTCAGCGGAACTTCGCCCGCGCCGAACAAGAACTCGCGTTGCTCGAAGCCTGGTACCCAAATGCCCAAGGCGTGCTCGCGGGCCGCCAGGCGGTGCTCGCCGAGAGTGTCGCCAGCAGCCTGCAATCGGCAAAGAACTGGCCGATGCCAGCGGCTCAACAAACAAGCCCCGCAGTCGGCGACCTCAATCAGGTGGTGTGGCGGCACGAAGCCCCCACGCCGGCAGTGCGCACGGCCCAGCGTCCGGTGGACTTATGGCTCCGTCAGGTGGGCACCCCGGCCGAAGCTCCCTTACCGGCGATCCCCGATTACCTTTTGCCATTCACCGGCAACGAAATGGTGATCTACACGCCGGTCGACGCGGAACTTCTGCAATTCAGCGCGGGCGATCCTTGGATTGCCCTCAACGCAGCAACAGGCAAACCACTATTTGGAGAGACCGGCACCGTCTACGGGCCGCCGGTTGCTCGCCCGCAAGCTTCTCGGCAAAACAATGCCGACAACTCACTCGCTGCTCCACAAATTGCGATCCGTGCTCGACAGCTTCAAATGCAGGTGGAAGTACGCAACGGCATGGTCATCCAACGAGAGCTCGTACTCAACAATCGCCCTATGGCCGCTGGGCAATCTTCCAATCCACCACAAGGCTGTCTGATCGACGACCTGCTTTATGCCGTCACGCTTCCCAAAGCGAATGCGACCATCCGCTCGAGCGCCGCGCCTGCTACCAAACACCTGATGGTGCTCGATCTGTCGGCCGAGGGAAAACTAGAACTCGAAATTGAACCAGACGAAGGAACTCAGTTTGTTACCGCGCCGCTAGTGACTGATGATTACATCTACCTGGTGGAACAACACACTGAGCAAGGGGGCCAGGTGTCGGTCGCCTGCTTTGCTCGTACGACGGGTCGCAACGTTTGGCGGACGCCGGTGTGTGCCATTTCGGGAGAAGGAGCCTCGCTCAGCAGCGACGCGTTGACACAGGTGGAAGACAAGCTCGTGCTTGCGGCTCCAGGCCTAGTGGTTACCGTCGACGCAATTACAGGGCGAATGAAGTGGGCCCGCAAGTACGAGCGTGCTCGCTCCACCGCACCAGACGATCTAGCCCTGGTTGGCACCCGCACCCGTGGAGCCGTGCTGGCGACCAGCGAAGGCATTGTATGTGCTCCGGTCGATGCGGCCGGCATGTTCGCACTCGACTCCGAAACAGGTCAAACCTTGTGGTACAACGCCCAGCCTTGGGATGTAGAGTACGTACTGGGCGTTGTGGAGAATCGTTTGATTGCTGCGGGCAATCAGCTTTGGATTTTGGATGCCACCACTGGCCAGCGGCTATCCCAATGGCCGCATCCGATGGATGGCAACCTGGTGCTCCGCGGCCGGGCATGCATGGCGGGCGATGAGGTCTTCTGCCCAACGAAAGATGCCATCCATACTTTCAATGTTCGGACCAGCCAACCATCGCGGGTGCCGATTCCTCTCGAAACTGACGAGGGGGCTAACCTTACCGTTTGTGGGCAGGGCTTGCTGGTTACCACCGACGAATTCATCCTGTTTCTCGGAAAATCCCCTCCTAAGAAGGGGGAACAGAAGGTCGACGAAATCCGCTTGGGGACCCTGCAATCGGAGCGTCGCGAGTTTATATTGGACTAA
- a CDS encoding 2-isopropylmalate synthase codes for MSRNIVIFDTTLRDGEQSPGASMNLGEKLEVAQALVDLKVDVIEAGFPIASPGDFEAVRSIAENTKGATICGLARCNDKDIDRAGEALKPAEQGRIHVFLATSAIHREFKLKMDKQEIIDRAIAGVKRAKSLCDNIEFSPEDAARTEIDFLCKVVEAAIAAGATTVNIPDTVGYATPAYMGRVIADLKNRVPNIDQAVISVHCHNDLGLAVANSLAAVENGAGQIECTINGIGERAGNCSLEEIVMALKTRSDFYHCETGIDTTRLVPTSRLVSSVTGLEVQRNKAIVGRNAFAHESGIHQDGMLKNPTTYEIMRPEDVGFQKTDLVLGKHSGRAALADRAKSLGYHLEGDKLQEVFEAFKKLADKKKEVYDSDIAALIDKRVAAHDDQWQLVRYELKLEADGIPAATVTLKRGGEQVTDTFFGGDGPLDALFRVIEKITDTQVMVRDYRVHSVSQGKDAQGESTVELEYQNRLYRGRGVSTDTVEASTLAFINALNRIALSAGEPVKTQYRDTV; via the coding sequence ATGTCACGTAACATCGTAATCTTCGACACTACGCTCCGCGACGGCGAACAATCTCCAGGTGCCAGCATGAACCTTGGCGAAAAGCTCGAGGTCGCCCAAGCGCTAGTCGATCTGAAGGTGGATGTGATTGAAGCAGGGTTTCCCATCGCCTCGCCTGGCGACTTCGAAGCGGTTCGCTCCATTGCCGAAAACACCAAAGGGGCGACGATCTGCGGTCTGGCACGTTGTAACGACAAGGACATCGACCGAGCCGGCGAGGCTTTGAAGCCCGCCGAGCAGGGACGTATCCACGTGTTTCTCGCGACTAGCGCGATCCATCGCGAGTTCAAACTCAAGATGGACAAGCAGGAGATCATCGACCGGGCCATCGCTGGAGTGAAGCGGGCGAAGTCGCTGTGCGACAACATTGAGTTCAGTCCCGAGGATGCCGCCCGTACCGAGATCGACTTCCTCTGCAAAGTGGTCGAAGCAGCCATCGCAGCGGGGGCCACAACGGTAAACATTCCCGACACGGTGGGGTATGCGACTCCTGCGTACATGGGGCGTGTGATTGCTGACCTGAAGAACCGGGTGCCGAACATCGACCAGGCGGTGATTAGTGTGCATTGCCATAACGACCTGGGACTGGCCGTGGCCAACAGTTTGGCGGCCGTCGAGAACGGCGCCGGCCAGATCGAGTGCACCATCAACGGCATCGGCGAGCGGGCGGGAAATTGCTCGCTGGAAGAAATCGTTATGGCACTCAAAACTCGGTCGGACTTCTACCACTGCGAAACCGGCATCGACACCACCCGCTTGGTGCCGACCAGTCGCCTGGTATCGAGCGTCACCGGTCTCGAAGTGCAACGCAACAAGGCGATCGTTGGCCGCAATGCGTTCGCCCACGAGTCGGGCATCCACCAGGATGGCATGCTCAAGAATCCCACCACCTACGAGATCATGCGTCCCGAGGATGTTGGATTCCAGAAGACCGACTTGGTGCTCGGCAAGCACAGTGGTCGTGCGGCGTTGGCCGATCGGGCGAAGTCGCTTGGCTACCATTTGGAAGGGGATAAGTTGCAGGAGGTGTTCGAGGCCTTCAAAAAGCTGGCCGATAAGAAGAAGGAAGTCTACGACTCGGACATTGCCGCGTTGATCGACAAGCGAGTTGCCGCCCACGACGATCAATGGCAGTTGGTTCGCTACGAGCTGAAGCTCGAAGCCGATGGCATCCCTGCTGCGACAGTCACCCTCAAGCGGGGTGGGGAGCAGGTGACCGACACCTTCTTCGGCGGCGATGGTCCCCTCGACGCTCTGTTCCGCGTGATCGAGAAAATCACCGACACTCAGGTGATGGTTCGCGACTATCGCGTCCACAGCGTGAGTCAGGGTAAGGACGCTCAAGGTGAGTCGACCGTTGAACTCGAATATCAAAACCGGTTGTATCGTGGACGCGGTGTTTCGACCGACACAGTTGAAGCCAGTACACTGGCCTTTATCAACGCGCTGAATCGCATCGCGTTGTCAGCCGGCGAGCCAGTGAAGACGCAGTATCGCGACACGGTTTAA
- a CDS encoding sulfatase-like hydrolase/transferase: MSDDQGSIDAGCYGATVIKTAATDALANQGVRFTQYYSAAPVCSPSRAGLLTGCYPWRVGMPGNGSGPPSEEHDNLATYTGSGLPVGGFTMPGMFQKAGYATAHIGKWHLGVGVGCQPLQQGFDYSFGFMGGCIDNYSHFNYWGGPNRHDLWENGERVHRPGEFFPDLMVEKAESFIDSHRDKPFFMYFAINVPHYPYQGDSKWIEYYNERQVPYPRNLYAAWVSTLDDRLAQLMKYLDDTGLRENTIVVYQADNGYSTEQRAHHGGGSSGKYRGAKFSIYEGGTRLPAIISWPGHLPAGEVRSQVAHGCDWLPTLAEICDVPVDSQAKLNGRSLLKVIQSADASTPHDAVCWQFQQQWAVRQGPWKLMRDPQTHDGTTAPALVDGHWFLANIDDDPSESTNLASSHPELVEKLKQVYQREAAQ; encoded by the coding sequence ATGTCCGACGACCAAGGCAGCATCGACGCCGGTTGCTATGGGGCGACCGTTATTAAAACCGCTGCGACCGACGCGTTGGCCAACCAAGGCGTGCGATTCACGCAGTACTACTCGGCCGCGCCGGTCTGCTCGCCATCGCGGGCGGGGTTGCTTACCGGTTGCTATCCCTGGCGGGTCGGCATGCCTGGCAACGGATCGGGGCCACCGAGCGAAGAGCACGATAACCTCGCCACCTATACCGGCAGTGGATTGCCGGTCGGTGGGTTCACGATGCCTGGCATGTTCCAGAAAGCTGGCTACGCGACAGCTCATATCGGCAAATGGCATCTCGGCGTTGGAGTGGGGTGCCAACCCTTGCAGCAAGGCTTCGATTACTCCTTTGGATTCATGGGTGGCTGCATCGACAACTACTCGCACTTCAACTACTGGGGCGGACCGAATCGCCACGACCTGTGGGAAAACGGCGAGCGCGTCCATCGCCCTGGCGAGTTCTTTCCAGATCTCATGGTCGAAAAAGCCGAGTCCTTTATCGATAGTCATCGCGACAAGCCATTTTTCATGTACTTTGCGATCAATGTTCCTCACTATCCTTACCAGGGCGATTCGAAGTGGATCGAATATTACAACGAACGTCAGGTGCCGTACCCGCGGAATCTCTATGCGGCCTGGGTTTCGACGCTCGACGATCGATTGGCTCAGTTGATGAAGTACCTGGACGACACCGGGCTGCGCGAAAACACCATCGTGGTTTATCAAGCCGACAACGGCTATTCGACGGAACAGCGGGCGCATCATGGTGGCGGAAGCAGCGGGAAGTATCGGGGGGCGAAGTTCAGTATTTACGAAGGGGGAACGCGTTTGCCGGCGATCATCTCCTGGCCGGGGCATCTGCCAGCCGGCGAGGTTCGTAGCCAGGTCGCCCACGGATGCGACTGGCTGCCGACGCTGGCCGAAATATGCGACGTGCCGGTTGATTCGCAGGCGAAACTCAATGGTCGTAGTTTGTTGAAGGTCATTCAGTCGGCCGACGCTTCCACTCCGCACGACGCGGTCTGCTGGCAATTCCAGCAACAGTGGGCGGTTCGGCAAGGTCCATGGAAGTTGATGCGCGATCCACAAACGCATGACGGAACCACCGCCCCCGCGCTGGTGGACGGGCATTGGTTCCTCGCGAATATCGACGACGACCCCAGCGAGTCGACCAACCTGGCTTCGTCGCACCCGGAGTTGGTCGAGAAGCTCAAGCAGGTCTATCAGCGCGAAGCGGCCCAATAG
- a CDS encoding AAA family ATPase produces the protein MLGDSDLEDIRHLGQASDRLTSELGKVIVGQREVVEQLLIAMFARGHCLLVGVPGLAKTLLIRTLSDALSLNFSRVQFTPDLMPADITGTEVIQEDKSTGKREFRFLEGPLFANIVLADEINRTPPKTQAALLEAMQEKQVTVGGKRYTLPEPFFVLATQNPIEQEGTYPLPEAQLDRFMFMVQVEYPDADEELAIVKQTTADIEVSVSEVLSAEEILRLSHVVRRVPIADHLAQYAIAIVRNTRVRGGKAKVQVPPMVDQYVSWGAGPRASQYLVLAAKARAALAGRHCVESDDLRAVAGPVLRHRLITNFNAEADGISADDVISHLLETTPLGTESAA, from the coding sequence ATGCTTGGTGACAGCGATCTGGAAGACATTCGCCATCTTGGGCAAGCCAGCGATCGTTTGACGAGTGAACTCGGCAAAGTGATCGTCGGTCAGCGCGAAGTGGTTGAGCAATTGCTGATCGCCATGTTCGCCCGCGGCCATTGCTTGCTGGTGGGTGTGCCGGGACTGGCAAAGACACTGCTGATTCGCACGCTTTCCGATGCGTTGTCGCTCAACTTCAGCCGGGTTCAATTCACGCCCGATTTGATGCCGGCCGACATCACCGGCACAGAAGTCATTCAGGAAGACAAGTCGACCGGCAAACGCGAGTTTCGTTTCCTCGAAGGCCCGCTGTTTGCCAATATCGTACTAGCCGACGAAATCAACCGTACTCCGCCCAAGACGCAAGCGGCATTGCTCGAAGCCATGCAGGAGAAGCAAGTCACCGTCGGGGGCAAGCGATACACACTGCCCGAACCTTTCTTCGTGCTGGCGACCCAAAACCCGATTGAGCAGGAAGGCACCTATCCGCTTCCCGAAGCTCAGCTCGACCGCTTCATGTTCATGGTGCAAGTCGAATACCCGGATGCCGACGAAGAACTGGCCATCGTCAAACAAACCACGGCCGACATCGAAGTGTCGGTATCCGAAGTGCTCTCGGCCGAAGAGATTCTACGGCTAAGCCACGTAGTGCGGCGAGTACCGATTGCCGACCACCTTGCCCAGTACGCAATCGCCATCGTTCGCAACACTCGCGTCCGCGGCGGCAAAGCCAAGGTGCAAGTGCCGCCGATGGTGGATCAATACGTAAGCTGGGGCGCAGGCCCTCGGGCCAGTCAGTATTTGGTGTTGGCCGCCAAAGCACGAGCCGCTCTGGCAGGTCGCCATTGCGTCGAAAGCGACGACTTACGGGCAGTGGCCGGTCCGGTGCTGCGACATCGCTTAATCACAAACTTCAACGCCGAGGCCGATGGCATATCTGCCGACGACGTGATCTCCCACCTGTTAGAAACTACTCCCCTGGGAACCGAATCGGCGGCGTAA
- a CDS encoding IS630 family transposase has product MRLSENMEVAMKVAGHLPLAELKRLERVEKNVNRSKRLRILILGHEGWTAPAVAAAVGLSRRACQEWVARYNRHGLAGLDDHRGGSLNLPLTADQEQTFRERLAAGPTSEDLVCSLRGKDFQRILAEEFGVRRSLPAVYWLLHRLGYSYLRPRPRHRKADPEKIEAFKREWPERIKEIAAEHPHKQLRVYFQDESRFGQQGTNTNLWAERGSRPTAVRQTEYEYLWVIGAVCPETGHAEGLLSPQLNTKIINSFLESFSETIPEGEHAVMIWDGAGFHTSKAIQVPENVSLVQLPPYSPELNPIENLWHYLKSHFWSNRAYDDYDDLEEAAMTAWRTAVLNEELIKTVCAAPYVDGGSNAQV; this is encoded by the coding sequence ATGCGACTTTCCGAGAACATGGAGGTCGCGATGAAAGTGGCGGGGCATCTTCCGCTTGCGGAGTTAAAGCGATTGGAGCGTGTGGAGAAGAACGTCAATCGCTCCAAGCGGTTGCGGATTCTGATCTTAGGTCACGAGGGCTGGACGGCCCCCGCTGTGGCAGCCGCTGTTGGGCTATCGCGACGGGCGTGCCAGGAGTGGGTCGCCCGATACAATCGACACGGGCTGGCGGGGCTGGACGACCACCGCGGTGGGTCGTTGAACCTGCCACTCACAGCCGACCAAGAGCAGACGTTTCGTGAGCGTCTCGCGGCAGGGCCAACGAGCGAAGACCTTGTCTGCTCGTTGCGGGGCAAGGACTTCCAACGCATCTTGGCCGAGGAGTTCGGCGTGAGGCGGTCGTTGCCTGCGGTGTACTGGCTGCTACACCGATTGGGCTACAGCTACCTGCGTCCCAGGCCGCGTCATCGCAAAGCAGACCCTGAAAAGATCGAGGCGTTCAAGCGGGAGTGGCCTGAGCGAATCAAGGAGATCGCCGCGGAGCATCCCCATAAACAGCTGCGGGTCTACTTCCAGGACGAATCACGGTTCGGACAGCAGGGGACCAACACCAACCTGTGGGCCGAGCGGGGCTCCCGACCGACCGCCGTCCGTCAAACCGAATACGAATACTTGTGGGTGATTGGGGCGGTCTGCCCGGAAACCGGACACGCCGAGGGCCTGCTGAGCCCGCAACTGAACACGAAGATCATTAACTCGTTCTTGGAATCGTTCTCCGAAACGATCCCCGAGGGCGAGCACGCCGTGATGATCTGGGATGGCGCCGGCTTCCACACCAGCAAGGCAATTCAGGTCCCAGAAAACGTGTCGCTGGTGCAACTGCCGCCCTACAGCCCTGAACTTAACCCAATCGAAAACCTCTGGCATTACCTCAAAAGCCACTTCTGGAGCAACCGGGCCTACGACGACTACGATGACTTGGAAGAAGCGGCCATGACCGCATGGCGGACCGCCGTGCTCAACGAAGAACTCATCAAAACCGTCTGTGCCGCCCCGTATGTTGATGGCGGCTCAAACGCGCAGGTTTAA
- a CDS encoding recombinase family protein: MTAQANANHMTARMHLMCWGDHAEDQRQELEELANRFNMEIASEMENFAEYYSRHFDWEALSLIVDASNSDADAYLGLPKIHRRSYSLLKNTKALSVLCDTKRPILCDLAQQEIEKLTASHFRKFSPVDLRELLPAIARKSRRAIKQAWRSADKLRLAESERRKKEMKQRLANGYEVTSNLNHEARRLANGNRKKEAIKADQNVAPFISELRINGKSFQSIADHLNARGYETRQGCKWTYSQVRRVYLRSTEEGGDA; the protein is encoded by the coding sequence ATGACAGCTCAAGCGAACGCAAATCACATGACCGCCAGAATGCATTTAATGTGCTGGGGAGACCACGCCGAGGATCAGCGGCAGGAGCTCGAAGAATTAGCAAATCGATTCAATATGGAAATTGCTTCCGAAATGGAAAATTTCGCTGAGTACTACAGCAGGCACTTTGATTGGGAGGCTCTCTCACTGATTGTTGATGCCAGCAACAGTGATGCGGATGCCTACCTAGGGCTACCGAAGATTCACCGCAGAAGCTACAGCCTCCTCAAGAACACTAAGGCCTTAAGCGTATTGTGTGATACGAAGCGGCCCATTCTTTGTGATCTGGCCCAACAGGAAATAGAGAAGTTAACTGCCAGCCATTTCCGAAAGTTCAGTCCTGTAGACTTGCGAGAACTTCTGCCAGCCATTGCTAGGAAGTCCAGGAGAGCCATTAAGCAGGCATGGCGATCAGCAGATAAATTGAGGCTCGCGGAGTCTGAACGTCGCAAGAAGGAGATGAAACAACGATTAGCCAATGGCTATGAAGTTACTTCGAATCTGAATCACGAAGCTAGGAGACTTGCCAACGGCAACCGCAAAAAGGAAGCCATTAAAGCCGATCAAAACGTAGCTCCATTTATTTCAGAGCTTCGCATCAATGGGAAATCCTTCCAATCTATAGCCGACCACCTGAACGCCCGCGGCTACGAAACACGACAAGGGTGTAAGTGGACATATTCACAAGTTCGTCGAGTCTATCTTCGATCAACAGAGGAAGGAGGCGATGCATAA
- a CDS encoding sensor histidine kinase — protein sequence MIDEQTAVQTDWELRCRAAERTVAVLKNKVKELYNEGAQTSIHKQLERAKQRELEHRNHAAAERQKLQEEFIAVSRQAGMAEIAVGVLHNVGNVLNSVNTSAHMVRNRLRKSRATTLKQACDLLQKNEQNLVDYLTNDPQGQKLPLLLARAAEAVLRENEDALVEIHTLERHIEHIERIVAKQQSYAKVSSMLESIQVEKLVEDAIQINDASLIRHDIRLERHFARVPSVITDKHKVMQILVNLIKNAKEAVSDLTLKERHIELRIVHTSDDMVSVSVTDNGVGISAENLERIFTYGFTTKSFGHGFGLHACSITAKELCGTLSVDSPGENLGATFTLSLPIENVVPARFSRDHEDQLYANPL from the coding sequence ATGATTGACGAGCAAACCGCTGTGCAAACCGACTGGGAACTCCGTTGTCGAGCAGCGGAGCGTACGGTCGCGGTGCTTAAAAACAAAGTAAAAGAGCTGTACAACGAGGGTGCGCAAACCAGTATCCACAAGCAACTTGAACGCGCGAAACAGCGGGAACTTGAGCATCGCAACCATGCTGCCGCCGAACGCCAAAAGCTGCAGGAAGAGTTCATTGCAGTATCGCGTCAGGCGGGCATGGCCGAAATCGCGGTTGGCGTATTGCACAACGTCGGCAACGTGCTGAACAGCGTGAACACCTCCGCCCACATGGTGCGGAATCGGCTTCGCAAAAGCCGCGCAACCACGCTCAAGCAGGCCTGCGACCTGCTTCAAAAAAACGAACAGAACCTGGTCGATTATCTGACTAACGATCCGCAAGGGCAGAAACTCCCTCTGCTGCTCGCCCGCGCTGCCGAAGCGGTGCTCCGAGAAAACGAGGATGCCTTGGTCGAGATCCATACGCTCGAACGACACATTGAACACATCGAGCGAATTGTTGCTAAGCAGCAGTCGTACGCCAAGGTGAGCAGCATGCTCGAGTCGATCCAAGTCGAGAAGCTGGTGGAAGATGCGATACAGATTAACGACGCATCGCTGATCCGCCACGACATCCGACTCGAACGCCATTTCGCCCGGGTGCCGTCGGTGATTACCGACAAGCACAAAGTGATGCAGATTCTGGTAAACCTGATCAAGAATGCCAAAGAAGCGGTATCGGACCTCACGCTCAAAGAGCGACACATCGAATTACGGATCGTGCATACCAGCGACGACATGGTAAGCGTGTCGGTGACCGACAACGGAGTCGGCATCTCAGCCGAGAATCTCGAACGCATCTTCACCTACGGATTTACGACCAAGAGCTTCGGCCATGGTTTCGGTTTGCACGCCTGCTCGATTACCGCCAAGGAGCTGTGCGGTACGCTGTCGGTCGATAGCCCGGGCGAGAACCTGGGGGCAACCTTTACGTTGAGCCTGCCGATCGAGAACGTGGTACCGGCACGCTTCAGCCGAGATCATGAAGACCAGTTGTACGCCAATCCACTGTAG